One region of Niallia sp. Man26 genomic DNA includes:
- a CDS encoding ReoY family proteolytic degradation factor has protein sequence MKTPVSVNEKKDFIRWFLNHYQLKRRECVWILNYLMSHDQLMEKVHFVENAEKCPRGLVMSTHCVDEVPFRFYKENVMTTDAEKSFHDIRLNRDEDIYIQLNFYASNKAHQYAAVLVENPFMPKNLEISEKDRYIAEQFLVTSIEKFQKEKLLELIDEALDNGDERAFRELTDRLKQLQSTE, from the coding sequence ATGAAAACCCCTGTATCTGTCAACGAAAAAAAAGACTTCATTCGTTGGTTTTTGAATCACTATCAATTGAAAAGAAGAGAATGCGTATGGATTTTGAATTATTTGATGAGTCATGATCAGCTTATGGAAAAAGTGCATTTCGTCGAAAATGCCGAGAAATGCCCTAGGGGCTTGGTGATGTCAACGCATTGTGTTGATGAAGTTCCGTTTCGCTTTTATAAGGAAAATGTCATGACGACAGATGCGGAAAAATCCTTTCACGATATTCGCTTAAACAGAGATGAAGACATCTATATCCAACTGAATTTTTATGCTTCCAATAAGGCGCATCAGTATGCGGCTGTGCTTGTAGAAAATCCTTTCATGCCTAAGAATTTGGAAATCAGTGAGAAGGACCGTTATATTGCTGAGCAATTCCTTGTTACCAGCATCGAAAAATTCCAAAAGGAAAAGCTGCTGGAACTGATTGATGAGGCTCTCGATAACGGAGATGAGCGTGCATTCCGCGAGCTGACAGATCGCCTGAAGCAATTGCAAAGTACTGAATAA
- the ypjB gene encoding sporulation protein YpjB gives MMKAKLVVLLILLILLTPISISVYADQDSPIDELDTLSDEALQLVKSERYDDAKKILDYFSNQFSIVRQKERTFTMDELQILTGARDEAVEAITSPSADTNERINSAIKFRLAVDAVSSGQEPLWTQMEEQVMASYRDMKDAAVTNDKQEYEAKLNSFLTLYQIINPSLKLDVTTAQFQKLNTMVDYIDTYRLQIFTKGETKQLDELESELEDVFNQVYEDEADPSLWWVIISTGSIIILTLSYVGWRKYLGDKEEKRRRHKRP, from the coding sequence ATGATGAAGGCTAAATTGGTTGTATTATTAATATTATTAATCCTGCTTACGCCTATTTCTATATCTGTATATGCAGACCAAGATTCGCCTATAGACGAGTTAGATACATTATCAGATGAAGCACTGCAATTGGTTAAGTCAGAAAGATATGACGATGCAAAAAAAATTCTTGATTATTTTTCCAATCAATTCAGCATCGTAAGACAGAAAGAGCGTACCTTTACGATGGATGAACTGCAAATTTTGACCGGAGCTCGTGATGAAGCGGTTGAGGCAATTACTAGCCCTTCTGCAGATACGAATGAACGGATTAACTCGGCAATCAAGTTCAGGCTTGCAGTTGATGCTGTTTCGTCAGGGCAAGAGCCGTTATGGACACAAATGGAAGAACAGGTGATGGCTTCCTACCGGGACATGAAAGATGCTGCTGTCACTAACGATAAGCAGGAATATGAAGCGAAACTGAACTCGTTTTTAACATTGTATCAAATCATTAATCCAAGCTTGAAGCTTGATGTGACAACAGCACAATTTCAAAAATTAAATACGATGGTCGATTATATCGATACATACCGCTTGCAAATTTTTACAAAAGGTGAAACAAAGCAATTGGACGAGTTGGAATCAGAGCTTGAGGATGTTTTTAACCAGGTATATGAAGATGAGGCAGATCCATCTTTATGGTGGGTAATAATTTCAACTGGAAGCATCATTATCCTTACATTATCCTATGTAGGATGGAGAAAATATTTAGGAGACAAGGAAGAAAAGCGAAGAAGGCACAAACGGCCTTAA
- a CDS encoding DUF1405 domain-containing protein, which yields MKWVQLILGNRSFIWLLLIVNTLGTIYGYYWYRFQLAETPKIFLLFVPDSPTASLFFMFVLIAFLLRKNTPLFEALALLTLFKYGIWAVVMNLLVYAKTGQLEIESMMLIVSHGAMAVQGLLYLPYYRIKWQHAAIAAVWTLHNDVIDYVFSMMPNYSILDQSMDKIGYFTFWLSIVSIGICFYAAKRKTTLSIL from the coding sequence ATGAAATGGGTACAGCTTATATTAGGAAATCGGTCGTTTATTTGGCTGCTCCTCATCGTTAACACACTTGGGACAATCTATGGCTATTATTGGTATAGGTTTCAGTTGGCGGAGACGCCCAAGATCTTCTTATTATTTGTGCCGGACAGTCCGACTGCCAGCCTGTTTTTTATGTTTGTTTTAATAGCGTTTTTACTAAGGAAGAACACCCCATTGTTTGAAGCTTTAGCGCTTCTAACACTGTTTAAATACGGAATATGGGCGGTTGTGATGAATCTCCTTGTATACGCCAAAACAGGCCAATTAGAGATTGAATCCATGATGCTGATTGTTTCGCACGGAGCAATGGCTGTCCAAGGATTATTGTATTTACCGTATTATCGGATTAAATGGCAGCATGCAGCCATTGCGGCAGTATGGACATTGCATAATGATGTTATTGACTATGTATTTTCGATGATGCCGAATTACAGTATTCTTGATCAATCGATGGACAAAATTGGTTATTTTACTTTTTGGCTTAGTATCGTCAGTATTGGCATCTGTTTTTATGCTGCCAAAAGGAAAACGACGCTTTCCATTCTTTAG